The following are encoded in a window of Rissa tridactyla isolate bRisTri1 chromosome 3, bRisTri1.patW.cur.20221130, whole genome shotgun sequence genomic DNA:
- the AIG1 gene encoding androgen-induced gene 1 protein isoform X2, whose protein sequence is MALVPCQVLRAAILLSYCSILCNYKAIDMPAHQTYGGSWKFLTFIDLGRP, encoded by the exons ATGGCGCTGGTACCCTGCCAGGTGCTGCGCGCCGCCATTCTCCTGTCCTATTGCTCCATCCTGTGCAATTACAAGGCCATTGACATGCCCGCGCATCAGACCTATGGAGGCAGCTGGAAATTTCTGACCTTCATAGACCTG GGCCGGCCGTGA